The Elaeis guineensis isolate ETL-2024a chromosome 3, EG11, whole genome shotgun sequence region GGGTTGAAGGCCCAGTGGCCTATAAATAGCCCATAACGTTTGCAAGTATTGGGCCTCATGGTTTCCATGCCATACTGTTTGAAGGTATGGCCCAGGCATTGAAGTGGCCCATGGAGAGGTTCATGCCTCTCCCTCCCCGTCCGGCGTGTCTATCCGGattccaatggccatctgttCCTTGTTGGAGGATTGACAAAGAAAATCTGACAAAAGAGGCAGCTTAATTACTGGCCACAGATCGTTGAGGCCATTCAAAACTGGCGTTTTTCCGGGAATTTATGTTTAATAAAAACAAAATGACAGAAAGGAAGACTATGACtctatttctcataaaaaaatggtGAAGCAAGCAACAAGATTTGTTAGATGGCGCTTGCATACCAGCCTTGTCTATCTACTTTCACGATGCAATAAGATAAAGTACAAATCATAAAGTATTCCATAGTTTATTGGAGGTAGTGGAGGAGGGCGTGAAGCAGAAAAAATTTCTGGTTTGTAGCATCAACCCAAACTGCAATGAATTGTGAGACAAttgaattttctctaaaattgaAGCAACAATTGAAAGTCAAATGAAACATGTTGGCCTGCTATTattatgtttttcttttcttcttatttttaggtctacacctatctttcttgaTTTATAATTGAAGCACTACAGTTACTCGTCATCTACCTACATCCACTTCTTTGCCATGCTCTCATCACATTAAAAAAATCACAGATTTTGACACCTCCTATTGTTTTTGCTCTGGACAATTGTGGAATCACgtctttctttttattcttctgatATTAGGTGCAATTGAAAGCATTCATGTGAAGTATTCCCTTTTCTCACATTCCACCATGTGTTCTACATTGCCAACTTCTAGTTCTCAGTgaacaataatatatatatttttctatataattcGTGGATTCTACATCTTGTTCCCTGAAATAATTATGTACGCCTAAATCACCCATCGTCCAAAGTGGAGATCCCCACTAATTAATCAATAATGGACAACAGGATACACGACGTACCTCAACATGCCGTTCACACCAATCAAAAAATCCACCACTACTACATTAATGATTGGTTAATTTGACCCACTTGCAAGGACGACTATTACGTACCGAAAGAGATTTGGTGGTTATACGTTCACTCAGTTATTAAAAACTGCGATCATGGTCATACCATTACTTCTGGCGAGTGGATACCTAATTATTGGATAGCGGAGAAATCATCAGAATTTTCGATCCGAGAACGGAGGCTATGATTTGTCATCCTCTAGCTATCCATACCGTTTCATAATTCCAAGAAAAAAATGTGGTTGGCATTTGGTAACAAACAAATAGCTTTGTCttacccaaaaaagaaaaagaaaaaactaaaaaacaaaacaaaacaaaatgcTTTGACTCTCCGCATACTTAATTCATCGTAATCATCCAGCTTCAGCAAAGACGGGTGGGCCGGGGGAGCATCTCCAACGCTTGCAATAGCGTCTCCCTGAACCTCGCCAGGTCCAGCGTCAAGTTCTGGCCATCAGTATATATCGGTCGGCTTACATTGTACCCTTGCCGGTTTATCGACCATGGATCGACGAGAACCAGATGATCCTTGGGATATTTATCATACAACGTACTCTCCTCCACCGCCGTGTGGTACTCAATGTAGCGCAGCCCCATCCTCCTGGCCGGACGCGCGTAGTACGCCGCCGCCGCCCAGTCCAGCCCCCACGGCACCACCTGCACCACCACCGCTCCTGCCGGCAGGAACACCATGTTGGTCAGGCCCGCCCCGTGCACCCCCATCAGCACCCCGCACCCGTTCACCACCCCGGCGAAATCTCCCACGCTCGTCATCCTCGTCGGCGCCGCCACCTCAACCTCGAACCCCACCTCCCTCGCCAGCGCCACCACCCCGTCTTCGTTCAGCAGCGCCCGCGACGTCCGCCGCGAGATGAGCACCAGCACCGGCCTCTCCACCCCCGCCGCACGATCTTCCTTTAGGCCGAGGGCGCTGTGGAGGAAGCGCCGGAAGTCGAGGGTGGAGACGCCGCCGGGGGCGTCGGAGGAGTTGCAGAGGAGGTTGCCGTGGTACTTGAGGCCCACCACGGCCGCCGGGAAGCAGTGGACTTTCGGCTCGACGGGGGTCGAGGGAGAGGAGGCGACGGCGAGGTCGGCAGCGGAGGAGAGGTGGAAGAGGACGCGGCGGTACTTCTGGGTCCACCAAGGTTCGAAGTCGGCGACGAGGAGTTGGGCCCGGGAACGGAGGTGGCCGGCGGTGAGGAAGAGGGGGATGAGGACGTCGTTGACGTCGTGGAAGAAGTtaccggcgaagccgccgatggAGAAGAGGATCGCAGGGAATGGGTGGGTGAGGTCGCAGGGCGGGGAATTGGAGTGGGCGGCGACGAGGTGGACGGGGGCCGTGCGCTGCATAGCGAAGGAGTCGGTCTTCCGGGGGTAGGGACGGAGGACGAAAGAGTTGAAGCCGGGGGGAAGTTGCTGGCCGGCGGTGAGGTAGACGGTGGCTGGAGAGGAGGAGGTGGCGGTGGATATCCTGACGGCGTCTGTAGTGACGCATAGGTCGGACTCGGGATCCGATATGCAGGATATGCCATCCTGGCTCAGCTCCCTTCGGGCTTTTCCTGCATCAATTACTCTATTTTAGTTGTCTTGCCATATAAATGAAAGGGTGAAGTGAAActgtattttttttcctttttaaaccCAAAAAAAGGGTGAATACATCATATGTAGAtatacaaaattttatataattggtTTGACATGTCAACATAGATATCAACACACCGGACATGGCTCTTTTATTGCTCATCTCGCTAGCAGTCTAACATCTTAGCACAGAAAATAGAAACCGGGCATTTTTTTTGCGAGCTACATGGttttctatataattttttttactttcgtTGAGAATTTTGTGTAAAATAATACGactaaaatcatgaagaaaggaatTTGTGAACATGAAggaattatgaaaattatttagaATTCTTTGAAGCTAAAAGCATTGTGTCATATGTGATAGTAATGACACATTAATATTTAAGAGTGAAGTCTGTCACTATATAAATCTCCAAGTTATAGGATAGAAAGTGAGCTAAGCATCTTGTCCGCAATCATTCAAAAGGATAGGGAACACATTTCTCTCGAGATAAATTACCAATTAAGAGGATTTGTTCTAGTCAAATGCAGGCAACCATAATTCACCCACAGGCACCTATGGTGGGAAAGGCAATACATCCACCTTGCGACGAAATGAGGTGCTCGGGCAAACGTCTTTCCTAAGCTTTAGTAGGTAACACGTGCCTAGGAGCTTCCATGCAGGCTCTCACACATGAGACTTGTCCAAGAGGTCGTATACCGCTGACCACCATAGACTGATGATTGTATAGAATGTTGGCTAACGAGCAAACATCACGAGACCCACCGCTAGCAAGGTGGTCCGGCTGAGAATTTATTGGCGATAAACGATACGATGCCAATTATAACCAAGCATCCGCCACAAATTCCCACGTTGAACGGCCAGGATTACATAATTTCTCTTTAGGCCTGCCGCGTGGGTCGAATCCAATCCATAGCGTTGGGCGTGGTCGCAAATACCACAAGCCGCCACATGTTCTTTTATGAACGGATTCTAAGCCGCCACTCCAACTTGTAGCTCGTACTTTATGTACCAAAAGTCATTCTAATTGAGGTTTAAATGATGCAATGTTGCTATCTATCTACATAAATTGCAGTAATATTAACAAGGCCATGATAATTAGGGATACGTTTTGATGGATGTGTCGGTAATCACCGCTAACACGTATATGCTAAGTTGGCAGTATCAAACACCAAAAAAGTAGCATCTGATGCTGCTACCCGGGCCCTATCTAATAACCAATTATTCCAAGCTCACATGTACAGTAATTTCCACGATAACCTGTTTTCATTTGGATCAAGATCATCTTGCCATCTAGCTCAAGGACTTTCCGCTTCAAAATTATCTGGTTCCGTTTGTCGTTTTGGCTGGCATTGGATGGGTATATATATGTGACTACGTGAACAGGTTGATGTTTGATGGTTACGCTTTAATTATGGACCGACTTGTTGAGCAAGACGTTGTGatggtagaatttattctatactGCATATGGAGTCCAGCTGTGTGGATATGAGGAGAAAGCCATAGGCTAAAAGGAACGGCACAAAGTATTTGCCAAAAGGTATTTTTCTGTTTGGAGGAATTATTAAGGCATGGATTACTTTTTGGAAGCACTGCTATGACTTAGCGATCTCGCTTGCTTGGCCAAGTTTTCAACTGCAAATGATTTCCTCCTCAAATAATTGCCCCACTTTGCAGCACGCGACCTTCCCAAGTTATAAAAGTGTTTGCTAAACCAAGTTTATTTAGCATGGGGAGCTATATATTGTTCGGAAGCCATCAATGCCAACACTTTTGTTGGAGTCAAGGATCAGTCTTGATCGTAGTGGGAATGTAGCCAATTCGCACAGAATACTTGTGGAGAGGGAATATATGAATTCTGACCCACAAATACACGGTGTTGGCTAGCTAATATTAGCAGTGTCAAGTGAGTATATATGTGACATCGACGAACAAATTAATGAAGTTTTTCAGAATTTAGAAAAAGCTGACAAAGTTGCTCCCTTGCTTCCTAAAAGATTGCTTTCTTATGGAAATTGGTTCATCAGTTCTCTTGACCAAGGTAGGCGGGTGAGATCTTACTCACCTTTTTCCTACGATCTATAAACGGCATTCCTGTGGAAGGATCATGGCGTCGTCCTATACAAGGCTGATATTTTTTCCCCCTCGAGAAACTAATCCTATATAGTGTTAAAGAAATCAATCGACATTTATTGATGTATCATATTTGATCATAGGAAGAGAGAGTAGTTTGAAGGAAAACCTCGTACTAGTCTCCGCAGAAGAAACCGTGTGAACTCCACATCCTCAGTATTTGCGCTGCCGCTTCTTCCGATCAATATGAGATTGTTGGACCAATGGGATAACTGCAACTTCCCTTCATAACCAAaacagagagagaaaaaaaggtaAATCAGAAATAGACACTCATATTAGCTCGATCAGCTTCTCATTCAACAAAACATTTAAAAGAGATATTTATTAACGCAGCCTGTTCCGAATCCATCATGCAAACAAATGACAAGTTGCGCCTATAGTACCAAAATCACAGCTAGCACTAGAAAGAAagaatttgatataaaaaattagcGAGGATTACAGAGACGAAGAGGCGCGATATTGGGACGCAGGATGGCGGCACAGAGCAGAGGCAGTAGCAGGAACCCCAGCACCAGCCTTCGAGGTCCCTTGGCCATCTTCCACTAAAGAAAGCCCTTGCACTCAGTGCCCACTCTTGATAAATACGCATGCGGGCTGGGGACAAGCAGACCCCACGAATGATCTCTTGTTGGGAAGTCTTATTTTCCACCCAAGATAAACCCCTAGCTACCGGCCGTTCCACCGCCCCATCAATCCATCTCCTTGCCATCCTTCTCTCTTTGGACGTCTAGATATGGAGAACGACAGCTAAAGAGAATCGTTGTGGGCTCACTATATACTTGGTGCACAACATGCGACCCACTAACGATGCCACTTATTTTACGTGTGCTGCCCTTTTGACctcaaatattattattatcgtaACCACTTTTCCTTGAAGGATACCATCCACCTCACTGACGGCCCATTTCTCGTGCAAAACGTTCCTGGTGACGGTGACCCAACTGAATTTGTTCCGGGACAAGGTTGGGGTCCAGACTCGCAGAATCCACGCTACCATGAGTCCAAAATATTTTATGTGTTAATGTCCCAAGGAAGTTTGGGCTGGGATTAAATAATGTAGTGGACGGTCTGCCTAGCTACATATCACGTCTAAAGttgcaaggatgctatcctggtCTTATTTTGAACTAATTTGGATTTGGAAAGGTACTCCAAAACGTGGCAAAAGGTTGGGGTTTACACTTGCAAAATCCACTCTATGTGTAGGTCTAAATATTTTTTGTGCTCATGTCCCAAGGAAGTTTGGGCTGGGAATGCAAACATGCAGTAGGGGACTACCTGTGCCGAGTATCACCTTCTAGTGAGAAGATGCAAAGGTGGTGAGcttcaaaccaaaaaaaaaaaaaaaaaaaggtggtgaGCTGATCTTGCCAATTTTCCCTATTGTGGTGGATTTAGAAAAGGTACCATGaaagatatatattatatttaccaaaaaaaaaaaaggtccgcGATAAAATGGCCATCGACAGTGTCTGCAGAATTTTTAACGTTTGACGTTGGATGGTCTGAGGAGGCCTGGCCTCGTGGTTCTCCGTGATTTTTCACATAGTCAAGGAATTGCACCACAGGAGGGGCGCTCTCCACCAATGTGATTACAAATCATTCGGAGCCAGTCAGCTCCTTTGCGATGGCAAAACGGAGAAAGTGGATTCTTGCTGAATTCTCTGTGGGAAGGTTGTCTATGTTCATGCAACACGCAAGCTAAGCACATATGATTAGCTAAGTCAGGTCATATACTTTAGAAGGACCATGTATCCTAAGACATGATTTAAACCTAGCTGGCCCTCAAATGATGTCAGGGCTGCAGGGTTGCAGGCGAGTCAGGTCGTATCTAGATCTATCTTGACCAGAATCTGACATGAATTGGACTAGCCATTTCCTGTTAAGGTCTAATTTGAAGGTATTAAATCCCATCATTTTGGGCCATTTTCTTCAGGTATATCACTTCTATTTGAATTGAATCGGATTGAGTACCGCACGCGTGCagacgcatatatatatatatatatatatatatatattgaaaccAGACCAATCATATGAAAAAATTGGTTCGGTTTATCAAGTTTTCTTTTCGATGGAAAAAGAGGTGGGGACTGTCACCTATATTTTACCGATAAATTGGAATATTTACAAAGGATGAGTCAAGAAAAATATGCTGAGTAGAATTAAGCAATTGAGAAATACAGAAGAATTGATATTCTGTTTATATTACCCGAGAAACTTATCTTCATACTTATAAAACTTGTTAACTCTAGAAACTTGTAGATCCTCTCTGAGCCATATACAGTCCCATGAGCTGATTTGCTTTGTTTCCATTTCAGCATCCTAAGTGATCTTCCATTCTATAGATATCTTAGTGTTCGGTGATCAGTTGCCCTTGGTCATTCGTTTTTGTCCTTCGCCTCATCATAGCTTGCTCTAGCTTCATCCCACCGCTCACCATCAATCAGCAACCACCGCAGTGTTATCGAAAGTTAATTATTCAAATTATATAACGATCATCTACCAATGGTGAAAACCAACCAGAGAATTGAACTAAGAAGTAGTCCTATCCACTCCTAAAGCATCTGAGAAATCTGCAAATCTTTACACTTGTAAGGCCCATTAGTTCTATAAACCTGTAATTCCTCCGTGAGTCAGATACAACCCCACGCTGACATTGCTCTGCCCCATCAGTTgtttattatttttcattatttggTGTTCTATCATGGCTTCATCTTTACGCTTCACATCATCTACTCTCGCATTTCCTTCACTCTCCTTGACCCTATGTTGTCGAACCCCACAGCGCCAATAATTGTATCAAGGTTTAACAGCAGCAGAATAATAATCTTTATTATAGATTCTTAAGCATGTGAGGAATTTGGGTGTTGCTGCTGACATTGGCATAAGCTAGCCAATCTTTCAGAGCTGACCGGCTAATTTTCATTGTTTTGAGAGGGGAGTTTGCTATGAATCTGAAGATCCTATTGTTCCTTTCCTTCCAAATGCTCTAAATGCAAGTGACAACAATACACTCCCATCTGAGTTTAAGTGCCTGTTGCGGTAGTCTTCCTCTCCATTCTCCCTAGAATTTACGAATGGTGGGTGGAAAGAGGGACAATGTTGTTAAGTGCAGCTTTAGAAGGTGTTTCAAAATTTGCATGGAGTATTTGCAAGTGAGAAAAAGATAATCTGTAGATTCTTCTTCCATATAACATAGCACACATTGAGGTGGAGCTGAAAAGTTTCATTTCTTGAGATTGACTGCTATAAGGACCTTATTATTGAAGACCAACCAATTGAATACTTTAGCTCTTGTTGGAAGAGACAAGCCCCAAATTACCTGGGCAAAGCTTGAAAGGATATCACCATGCATGGCTAAGGAAGGAGTAGCATTcgctgactttgaaaattttgctTTAGCTCCATCTCCAGATTACTATGTCTGCACCCTCTTTGATGACAGTTGAGTTAATGAGGCGTCAAAATTGTAGAAATTCATTCGTTGCTTGGGTACTGAGTGGCTAGTGGAAGAGTTTTATGAAGGTAGAGCATTGAGAAAATGTCTATTAGTAGTTGACCTTTGTATCAATGATCAGTTTAGAAAGCTATTTCTTTTTCATCCCCAATCTAAAATTCAATCCCTACTTTAAATAATTGACGAACTTTGTGGACACTTTTCTAAGCAGCTGATGCCAATTGAATGCCATGAGCTTCCCTTAGAGATACTGCCTCATTTTTGTAGTGGATGTCTGATATTAGTTTTCTCCATTCTCTATTATGTTCTTTGTGGTGTCTCCACCATCTTTTAAGTAGTATACACTTGTTGAATAATCAGAGATTCAGAATCTCCAATCCTCCAAACTTCTTTGGCCTGCATACTTGTTCCCATCTAGCTAGATGGTGTCTACTTGCATACTATTTTTCTCCTCTCCAGAGGAAGTCTCTCCTTCATTTGTCAATATGATCTACCACATTAGAAGGGAGAAGGAAGGTCGACATCCAAAAAATGGAAAGAGAGCTTAGGACTGCATTGATCAAAGTAAGGCATCCTTCAATAGATAGAAACTTGTCTTTTCAAGTTGATAGTTTTTTTATCTACTTTCTTTACTAAAAAATTTCAGTCAACCGCTCTCCCTtttctattatttagtaaaaatcctAGGTATATAGTCGATAGAGAGGAGAGGGGACAACCTAAAACAGCCACCAACTACTTGCTCCTTTCTTCTGATAAGTTGATACCATATAGtgcatttttattaaaattaatcttCAGCCCTGAAAGCAACTCGAAGGAGTAGAGGATAAACTTTAGATGCTAAATGTGACTCAAATTGTCATCACTGAGAATCATTGTATCATCAGCGTATTGCAAGCATAAGACCTCTAATGTGATTTTTGAGTAGGCGATTCCATGGAGGAGCTTGTTTTTGGCAGCCTGCAGAAGAATTCGATGTAAAGAGTCTGTAATGAGAATGAAAAGGAGTGGTGATATGAGGTCACCTTGTTTTAACCCACGTTTTGTATTAATCCATCTAGTAGGGGTGCCGTTTATGAGTAGCACCATCTTATTAGAAGATAGAATGCATTCTATCCATTTGCACCAACGTTCACTGAATCCTCTTGCCTTTAAGATGACGAGAATGAATTTTTAGTTGACATTGTCGAATGCATTTTCAAAATCCAATTTAAAAGCTAAACCTCTAGATTTTGATTTGGTGCTAGTAGTTATAATCTCCACTACATTCAGATAGGAATCATTTATATGTTTGTTTTTAATGAAAGCAGATTGGGTGTTTGTGATCAAAGAGCTGAGAACTTTAGACAGTCTGATACTTAATATCTTTGTGATGATCTTTAACACCCCATTCATCAGACTAATTAGTCGATAATCTCTAATCCTTCTACAATTTTGCTTTTTAGGAATCAATGAAACAAAAGTGAAATTTAGCCTTGAGATGTTTGCATCATGATTTAAAAAGACATCAAAAAGTCTAAGGAGATCAGGCTTAAGTAGATCCTAGAATCACTAGAAGAATTCTGCTGGAAAACCATCTGGACCTGGTGCCTTACCTTTAGGAAGATTGAAGACTGCTTCCTTAGCTAATCTCCTCTTCAGTGAAAGGCTGCTCAAGTGTTGCTGTATTGCATAAATTTTCAAAGAATATTACTGACCAGTCCAACATTAGGGAGCTCTCATTCATCTCCCCAAAAAGTTGAAAATACACTGAGGTAAAGGTGTCTGTGATCTCTTTAGGATCTATCGTGATCTTCTCTTGGCGTTCAATGCTTGAGATAAAGTTTTTCCTTCTCCTATTAGAGGCATAAGCATGAAAATACTTGATATTTTTATCTCCATATTTTAGCCAGTTGATTCTCGATCTTTGTCACCATAGG contains the following coding sequences:
- the LOC105041545 gene encoding alpha-1,3-arabinosyltransferase XAT3-like, giving the protein MAKGPRRLVLGFLLLPLLCAAILRPNIAPLRLWKLQLSHWSNNLILIGRSGSANTEDVEFTRFLLRRLVRGKARRELSQDGISCISDPESDLCVTTDAVRISTATSSSPATVYLTAGQQLPPGFNSFVLRPYPRKTDSFAMQRTAPVHLVAAHSNSPPCDLTHPFPAILFSIGGFAGNFFHDVNDVLIPLFLTAGHLRSRAQLLVADFEPWWTQKYRRVLFHLSSAADLAVASSPSTPVEPKVHCFPAAVVGLKYHGNLLCNSSDAPGGVSTLDFRRFLHSALGLKEDRAAGVERPVLVLISRRTSRALLNEDGVVALAREVGFEVEVAAPTRMTSVGDFAGVVNGCGVLMGVHGAGLTNMVFLPAGAVVVQVVPWGLDWAAAAYYARPARRMGLRYIEYHTAVEESTLYDKYPKDHLVLVDPWSINRQGYNVSRPIYTDGQNLTLDLARFRETLLQALEMLPRPTRLC